The nucleotide sequence TACTCAATGGCGACAAAATAATGACCAAGCGAAAATTTGGAATTGAAAAatcgcaaagaaaaaaaacgcaaAGAATATGATCACAGCGCGGCTCGAACCAAAATGCCAAAAAAATGTTGAGCTTCTCTTTGATTGAGCGTGTCATCCTTAGTGCAGGGGCCATGCTAATCTTCTCTGTATCGTTTCAAATTGACCAAATGCCCGAAGGCGAAAGAAGTCCAAAACAAAGTGACTTATGTACCTTGGACGGCCGTGTCCCTCTCCTCTGCACATTTGCCAACAGCACAGACCTCTGGCAGCACTGGCTTTCTTGCTGATCCTGAGCTGTCAACCGATGATTGCGAGACCATCCCTGGACCCTTCCTTTCCAGGCACATTAGCAACCCAAGGGTATGGTGAGTTGGGAAATCGCCACAAATAGATACCTTGGCATCCTTTCGCAGTGAGTGTCATAATAACTCTCCCGACCGGAGATTAAGAAGCCCTCTTGAACCTTCAAAATACACTTCATAAAGTGGAATGGTTTGCTGCTGTAAACCAAAGGATGACCCGACGAAAACTCCCATGTCGCGACCCCTCAAGCCGCAGAATCTCTTTCACCCGCCATCATCGGCGGCGTCACATATTCCGACATGGCCCGACCTTCGTTCGTGTTGTTGTTATCGCGCAGGCTCAACGGCGTGAGCCTCAGCCTAGTCTTCTCTGCCAAGCCGCGGGCATTTTGAACCTCTGTCCTGCGCTCGGCCTTTCTGCTCACATACAGCTCGTCAATTCGTTCCAGCTGCGTCCCCTTGGTCTCGATCATGTAGACGTACATGACGGCCGAGCCCAGCATGGTGCAGATGCTAAAGAAGAGGTACGTCCCGCCGACCGAGGCCGACAGCAGGATGGGCGTGACGAGAGCGATTGTGAAATTGCCGAGCTGTGTTTTGAGTGCGTCGCAGGGACGAATAATTAGCAATTTTGTTTCTGGGAAAGACAGTATTAAACCACCAAAAGCGAAAAAACTCACCCAGTTACAGCTCTGCGCCAACGCCATGGCACTGCTTCTCGTTCCCGTCGGCAGGCTCTCCGACACGCCGATGCGCATGCACACCGCCCAGGTGACGCTGTACGTGACGGCGAAGAGGTAGATCATGACAATGACCACCCATCTGCCTCCTCCAGCGTCGCCCTGGCCCGCGAAGTACAGCGCAGCCATGAGCAGCATCTCAACGGCGATAGCGACGCCTCCCCACATGGTCGCCGTGCGCCTGCCCCAGTGGTCGGCAAGCAGGGTCGCCGGTATGGTTGAGACCATGATGCAGATGGCCGAGATGCCCGACGCCAGGAAGGAagtctcggcctcggcgaacCCGGCCGACTCGAAGAGCTTTGGTGCGTAAAAGAGCACGCCGTCGATGCCGCTGAACTGCTGCACCGTGAGAACAAAACAGGCAAAGATGGACCGTCCCCTGTACGGCCCGGAGAAGGCCAGCCGGAAGCCTCTAAAGGTCTGCGACATGGCGCCCATGAGCGTCAGCGCGCCCGGCCCCGTCTCTCCCCCGCCGGCGTCCGCCGCGCTCTTGTCGGGCCCAAACGCCTCCAGCCCGAGCTTCTCGCTGACCCGCCGCGCCTCATCCACCCTGCCGCGGATCGAGAGCCAcctcggcgacggcggctgcGTCCACACGGCCCCGCCCAGCACGACGCCCAACCCAGCCACGACGTACGGTGGCGTGCGCCACGTCCACTCGCTTTCCGGAGCCAGGCCGGCAACCAGGCCGTAGCACATGAAGAAGCCTATGACGAGGCCCAGCGTGAGGAGCAACTGGGCCATGGCGGCCCTGACGCCACGGCCGCGCGGGGGCGAGACCTCGACGATGTAGACGGACACGTTGCTCATGAACAGGCCCAGGCCCATGCCGCAGATGACgcgcgccaccaccaccatggcCAGGTTGACCGAGAAGCCCCAGATCAGCATGCCTGCGGCGTGGACCAGTGCACCGGCCGCGACGAGCGTCTCGCGCCCAAAGTAGTCCGACAGCCCGCCGGCAAAGGCGGCAATGATGCcgccggggaggaggtggcagGCGACGATGAGGCCGTGGATCGTCGGGCTGAAGTTGCCGAAGCGGCTGGTGAAGGCCGGCATGGCGGTGATAGGGCCTATGATGCCCGTGTCAAGACTGCGAGACTTTTGTGTTAGTGGCGTGTCATGATGCGTAAACTTGAGTAGTATTGGACAACGTGGCTTTGTTTGCCTACCCAAATAGCATCGTGACGAGGGAGGaccagaggcacgcccacacGTAGCCCTGCCACTTCCACGGAGCCGTGAGGGCCATGATCGGTGAATGGCAGGTTTAGATGTTAATGATGCTGTGTCTCAAGGAGGCAGAAGTCACACAAAATGAGTGCATGGGTGGATATGTGAGGGGTAGGTAGAGCACAACCCAAGCGACACCTTTGCTTGAGCTGGAAAGTATTTATATAAGGACGATTTAAAAATTAAAGAAAGCCAAAACGTTCACTTGACACAAGAAAGGCTGatgtccagccttgttgGAAGGACACACTCGGCCCAAACATCCTTGCGAGGTGAGCTGATGGGTTGATAATAaatatgcaaaaaaaaaaaaaaaaacggtccAGTGTATAACATGGAGACCCAGAAATGACACGGTCATGGAGGGGCGGGCTTAGCCCGCacgagatttttttttttctttttctcgctTTCTCATTTCTGGTGCGAGTGGAGGGAGGGGCGAAATACACTTGATTGCGGGCCTGGAGTTGCCCTCTTGGGTAGCTCCGATAGTGACGCCGGCGGCCGGCCTCTCTTCCGAGTGGGGTTCATGCTTGGTGTTATCGCTGCCGGGAGAGAACACGATATGCAACATGCAACAAGGGGGTCCGGAATTAGTGCTGACCTATGGGGCATCTATCAATCCACTATTATTACATACCAACAAGTCTAGATAGAGCTACTCCGTAGGCCAGATTATATCATGGGAAACAAGCAGTCGGTAACTTCCGACGGTCAATTTTGTTTATAGAAACCCCGCCTGTGCACTCATCATCAGCCCATCGCTGCAAAGGAAACCGAATGACGAGACAATGAGACAATATATGCATACataaagtacctaggtagaaaATGGTAGGTACACCAAGACATATACACCGTGCAAAGCGGTGACCCAACCTTTCCTTCCAAAAATCCGAGAACCCCCTCACGTGATGGTATACCGCCCACTCGCAGGTGCACGACTCTCCgcatccgccgccgccatagTCCCCTCCTTGAGCAACCTCGTAAGCTCCGACAGCGCGTTGCCAACCACGAGTTCCGTGTCGCCCTCGATGAGGATGTACAGCTTCGGGTCCGCTCCCGCCGGGGGATCCTTGCCTGGCGGATAGTAATTGCCCTTGGTGGTAATGGAGGTTCCCGTCGCCTCGAGGATCTTGGCCACATTCGTCCGGTTGGTGACGGCCCAGCGCGCCTTTTGCGGGAAATCGTTGATCTCGAGTGTCGCATGGAACGCGCCTGCATCTGGACCCTTGTTGTCGATGGGCTGGCCAGGTCTGAGTTGACCGGCTCTTGCCAGGCGTGCATTGATCTCGTTGATTGCCGATGCGGCCTTGTCGAGGGCTCCGCCTTTGCCACCCGCAGCcggtgttgctgctgccgtgGGCGTAGAACCCCCTTCTGCTGCCTTTgcttcggcctcggccttggCCGCATCTCGGGAGACGATTGCCGATGCAGCCCCAAGGATTGCGCTTGAAGCCTTGTCTGTCTTTTCGTCGTTCTTTGTAGTCTTTTTGTCATCTTCCGCATCATCCTCTTCGCCTTCGGCCTTGTGTGTCTTGCGCTCCCGGTTGCGGGCGGCTTCACGCTCCTTGTCCAGTTTCTCAAGACCTTTGCCACCAAATCCAGATTGATCCTTGGCTTTACCGGCCTTGACCTTTTCTCTGAATGCCTTGCGCATCTCAATCAACTTCTCGGGAACAGGCTGTCCGCTCTGTTCGAGAGCCTTGGCAATGCCAATGGCACAgttttcttgttcttccGTCACAAACGTTACCGCCGTGCCCGTGTTTCCTGCTCGTCCAGTTCGTCCAGCACGATGCACGTAGTCCTCTAAATGATTCGGTGCGTCATAATTGACCACGAGCTTCAGCTGTTTCACGTCCAATCCACGGGCTGCGACGGATGTGGCGATCATAACGGGGCAAACACCGCTCTTGAAGTCTGAAATGGTCGAGTCTCGATCGACTTGATCTTTACCACCATGCAAAGACATGCAGCCGTAGCCCTTGCGCAACAGCTCGCGGAGCAATTCGTCGGCCTTTTCTTGCCTCTCCACGAAAATCAGGGAGCGCacatcatcgtcgtccttgTAAAGCTCTCCCAAGAGTTCGAGCAGGCGGTTGAACTTGCTCTTCTCATCTCTTATCTCGACGATTTGTGTAATCTCGGACGCCACCACACTCTTGCCTCCTACTTCGATTTCTACGGGATTCTTCAGAACCTTCTTGACCAAGGCATCCATGATCTTGGGCATGGTCGCCGAGAAAAGAACAGTCTGACGATCTGGCCTGACGTTGGCAAAGATCTTCATGACCTGAGGTTCGAATCCCATATCAAACATTCGGTCAGCCTCATCAAGAACGATGTATGTGGTACGTCTTAGGCTGACCACACGGCCCTGATTGGCAGCTAGAAGATCAATCATCCGCCCTGTCGTGGCGACTACAATTTCTGCGCCGCGCTTCAAATCTGCAATCTGATCCTTAATGGGAGGACCGCCATATGCACAGACTGCACGGAGTCCCAGTGTTTTCAAGAAAGGCTTGCAGTCACGGAAGATTTGAACAGCAAGCTCGCGAGTGGGTGTAAGAATGAGACCAATCGGTCCCTCATTGTCTTTGACGGGCTCCTGGTCCTTAATGTGGCGGAACATGGGGAGCAAGAAGGCCATGGTCTTGCCGGATCCAGTCTTGGCAACTCCAACAACATCTCGGCCCGACATGATGACGGGCAAGGCCTGCATCTGGATTGCAGTTGGCTTGTCGTATTCCAGCTTGGCGATCACGTCAAGAATAGGTCGTGTGAGTCCACAGAGTGACCACTTCTGTACTGGTTTAGGGACGTCTTTTCCAGACACTTTGATCCCATCCAGTTCCAGGCGAAGTTCAGCCACCTCTGCTTCAGTCATCTCACTCAGCTCGTATGGCTCAACCCAGAAATTCTTGCGAACAGGTACAATGTCGAGTTTACTGTAGTCGATCGTAGGgatttccttctttttccttttggcAGCCATTGCCATGATAGCTTTGGCGTCGACACCTTCCTTGGTTGAAGCCCCAAActcatcatcgtcgctgAAGTATGCTTCAGGGGTAGGCAACACTTTCGCACTGCTTAATGTCTTAACAGGCTTGCTGGCGGGCCCGAAAGATGGCTCTGTCAGGTCGGCCATAAAGGCGTCCAGGGGGTCTACTTCGTCATCATCTTCTTTCGTATCGACGTCCATAGAGTCCGTCTGAGGCTTGGCTTGAGCTTCCTCTGGTGCATTGGCGGAGCTCACTGCAGGCTCACTGCCATTTACCTGGCCTTCTGCCGCAGGGTTCGCTTCGTCGGTTTCCATTGCCATGCTTTGCTGTAGAATTCTTTCCTCTCGTCGCTCGTGGGCAGCCCGAGCGGCCGCGGCGGCTTCCTCCTCCGTCCCAGCGAAGTTGTCACCATCCGAATCCTCATCATCGTCTTGATTGACATATGGCGCATCATCTGTAGTCTCAAGTGAGAGGTCTGGAAGTTTTGCAAGCTTCCGCTTGGAAatttcctcgtcgtccaaaTTCAACTTGCGCTTCGTAGGCACTTTATCATCATTGGACGCTTTACCAAAGCCGAAGCCGCTGATAGGTTTTCCTTGGGGTAAAGACGAAGCCGCAGACCCCTTGGCAGGTGCCGCTATTGAAACGGCAGTCTTCTCAGCGGCTCGTCCCTGTAACGCTCCAAGCACTGTAGGAGACTGATGTCGTGCACTTGCCTTTTTGGCAATCGCCTTTGGATCAAATTTGCCTCCATAGGGGACTGCCGGAGACGCATCCTCGGCGGACTGTGCGGTCGCTGGAGAAGCAGCCCCCGGGGATGTCATGGCTGAAGGGCTGCCTGTGGCCTTGACATCCATCTGCGCAAGTAACTGTCTGGTGCTACCAGCCGATGCTACGCTGTCCttacgctgctgctgctctgtctccatcttcttctttttccaagCCTCCAGTTTAGCAAGCCGCTCGGCTTTCTTTTCAGCTTCTGTTTGCGCTGGGGTTGGTGCTGACTTAGCAGGCTGTAAAAGTATGTTAGTCAAAAGGTCTCGTCGCAGGTGAAAGATGGGTTCAAGGCTCACTGTTGTCTCTTTGGACTTCACAGCCTCTGAATCGGCCACAGATGCTCGAGGACGATCCTCGCCGCGGCCTTTTGGAGTATTGTTCCCGTCACGTCGGCTATTTGGACGGTCCCGCGAATCGTCTCGCCGGCTGCGCTGGTCCCTGTCGCCATCTCGGCTTCGTGGTCTATGCCTTGGAGGGGACCTGTCCCTGTCCCGTCGGTCACGCGACCGACGACGATCCCGCTGCGAATAGTCATCCCTTCTCCCTCCTCGATAGTAGTCGTCACGTCGGTCTATGGAGCGGTCTCGGGAACGATCCCGGCGTCGATAGGTGCCATGGTCGCGGTCGCGGTCACGGTCACGGTCACGATCCCGATCCCGATCGCGCTCCCTATCGCGCTCCCTATCGCGCTCTCGTTCTCGGTACCGGCGCTGGTGAGAAAGTATGTAAGCATCTGAGTCTTTTCCATGCCAAATACCAGAGCAGTGAATAGGGTATCTTACATCGGCTGGACTGCGCGAGCGACGGTGACGGTCTCGGGGTTTGTCCCGCGCGCCGCCGCGGTCACGTCTCTCTTCATCTTTGGCGTTCCTTCGGGAGGACTGCTGGCTTCCTGCAGGAGATGGTGAGCGCGACGTTCTGTGGCGAGCCATGATATCCTTGGTGGCTCAGATGCACGTGTTTTCTTGTTTGGTGAGATGTACTTCTTCTCGGAGGATGCTGCAAGTCACGGTTAAGCCTTCACCCCGTAGTGCCCGGGGAAATCTTTTTTTGCCCTGCCCGGCAAAGCGTCGTTTGATCGCCTTGTAATGCCTGCGATCCACCGCTCCAGAAAGCAGTAGGGCTAGGCGGCAGACTTTTGGCCAGGAGCTTGCGCGAAGATGAAGGTGATATCATTGATGCCTGTCCAGGCAGAAATATGGTGAACATGGGGGTCGACGTCGTCAAATTGTTGCAGCTTGTCTTGAACTAAGCCGAAGCAACGTCGGTGCACGGACCAGGAAAACTGAGGCGAGTAAGTTGCATGGAGCACGTGACGCATTGCGTAGCTGGCTGTCTTGCAGACGACGCGGTCGATTCATGGCACCAAATTTCTGCACGACCAAGAGAGGTACCGATACGTCAAGATAGGTATCTCAGACAAGATAATAAAAGTACCGGTACACTGCACAGGGGCACGACCAAACTCCACACACCGCAGCCTGACGCACCGCGTAGCTCAAGTTAATCCATGGGAACGAGCTCTTCCAAAGGTGGAGAGAGCTCCTGCTATATCAGCCCAACAGCTGCAAAAGCTCCGTTTGATCATCCGCCAATTCAGGCACTTGTCCTACTGTTAGCACTAAATTGCGCCGCCTCGCCAAAAAAACACCATCAACGACAGCGGGTGAACTCGAAGCCACAAAGGACAAAACTAACTGTCCCAAACAATTGAAACCAATAAGACCTCCCTTGTTCGCCGACGCCCGTCGCTGCGCGTGATCACCTCGCCCAGCATGTGGATCCGCCCAGCTACGATGATGCTGGCGACGGCAATGCGCGCCGGCGCGCTCACCTCGGGCAGCCGCGTGGCCAACGTCGCGGCCTACCGCCTCGTCCTCGCAGCCCGCCCCATGGCGACGGCCGCGGCGAACAAGTcaaccgccaccaccaccggcgcagcagcagcagcgggaaaggcaaaggcagcaccaaagaagaaggcaGCGGCCAAGCCCAAGGCCAAAAATACGCAGGCCAAGCCCAAGGCGGTGAAGAAGAAGGCCGTCAAGGTCTCCAGACCCCCCCAGTCGCCAGAAAGGATAGAGGCCCAGAAGCTGGCCGCGAAGAAGAAGGCAATGCGCGAGAAAAGGATCGAACTGACTAGACTTGGCCTCTTCACCGAGCCGCCAAAAGAGCCGGAGGTCGCGCTTCGGGTATTCTTGAAGCAGTGGTGCGCTAAGAATTCGATCCCGGGGAAAGGACCAGTATTTCAGGACATGCATAATGCGTTCAAAGCTCTGTCACCCGCAGAGCTCCAGGTAAGAAGGCAACTTGAAACGTTTTGGTGTAGTCGTGTAAAATGTCTCTGGCGGCTGACGAAACCCACAACGTAGGAACTCGAAGAGACGGCGGCTAAGAACAAAATCTCCAACGAGATTGCCCACAAGGCTTGGGTTCAATCGCACACGCCCTCCGAGATCAATGAGGCCAACAAGGCCCGCCACTATCTCGCTCGCGTGTTTAAGTTGAAGTCAGTCAAGGGAGTTTGCCTAACCAGGGGTCACATCAAGGACGACCGTATACCCTCCTCCCCTCTGTCGCCTTATATGAACTTTATGAAGCTCAGATTGAAAGAATTGTCACATCAAGCACCTGACAACTTCCGCACCGGTGTGAACATGACTGATGCGGCTACCGCCTGGAAAAAATTATCGGAAGCTGAACGCAAGGTAAAGCCCCAGCAGACTGATATATTCGCCGGCTACTCAGACTATTCAGCTCTGTTTCACTAATGTCTTTCGTGGTGATGATGCTGACTGTTCTCTTGCACACCCACTAGGTTTATGAAGACATGTTCCGCGCCGAGCGGGCCGATTATGACAGGAAGAAGATGGAACTTAACCTATGATAGAGCTTGTTCGAAATCGCACTCTATTCCAGAAGCCGGTTCATGAAACTTAGTTCAGGGCCGCGGTCGATCGGTACTTTCTGTCAGGCACTATCGTTTTACAattcatctttttttttttccttgtcctTCTGTGTCAACCCCAAAGTTAGTCACCCAACCCAGTGGGTACTAAGGGAGCGCAAGCAAGATTCCCCTTTTTCGTTGGTTGTGTTTCTACTGTAACTATCGAGAGATTTTTCCAGGTTCAAGGTTTCCTTTTGCTTTGTCCAATGTACATTAAAGGCGGGATATATCAATTGTTGCGCACActtcgacttcttttttttttttctgtttcacGGGCGTGTTTGTTTGGCAGCGTGCATGTTAAGAGATATCTGTGCATTGAAGATTATAACTATAGGTATACAGTCATCAGAAGCGAAGCGATCTGCTCTCTCGTAAGTAGGAAGAGCATCTTACTTCAGACCATACTAAGAAATAGAAAAAAGGAGGGTATTTTTTTCTAAAATTCACAAAAAGCCTGTTTCCCAACCCATGGTTTCCAAGCAAAAGCCACCACCGATATGCGCCTCTATCCTGAAGAGATAATAAGTAGAAGAAATTCAAATAATTCACAAAACCGCATAGGCATGCCAAAGCAAAAGGTCATATTCCAACTCAGAACCCCAAGCAAACTCAACACGTCCACACACACCCTCATCTACCCTTTATCGCCGGAACGAATAGCAGACCGCCCCTACGCGCAGAAGTCCAGGTACAGTCGAGGTCGTATATCCTCCTCTCGCTGGCCATGTAGAGCAGCAGGTACATGTGGCCTGCCACGTGCCCGTAGCAAAACAGCTTTATCCTGCGGGTTGCCGCCGACTCCCTCATGAGCGAGACGCCCCATCCTGCATTGCCGGCGTGGACGTATCTGGCCAGGTACTCCCACGCAGCCAGCCGGCGATCTCCCAGCTCATTACAGTCCAGGATCCACCAGCCGCGCTCGAATGGGTCCGGCCTTTGGTCCTGCAGGAGCTGCAACCGGGCAGAGTACCGCTTGGCCTTGCCCAGGTCAGTTTGCAGCTTCCGCATCTGGGAGGTGAGCAAGTCATCCGGCGTAATGTGACGGATGGAGACGGGCGGCTCGGGGCCAAACACCTCATGGGCGTCGAACAGATGGCCATGTGGTAATTCATCTGTAGCCTTGTGGTTTTCCAACCGCTGCCCAAAGTCGCTGACGCTCCTTCCCACTTCCGGAGAGTTGTTTCGTGGCGTCCTCTTTGTTCTTTTGCCGGGGGGAGGCTCGGATTCTGCTCGGTCGGAACAGGTGATGACTGAACCAAAGCTAACATCCAAATCCTTGGCGTACCGTGGATATGCTGTCGGCGGCGATGAGGGTACCTCTATGATGTCTCCTCTGGGCAAGTGACTTGACTGCACATCTGCACTGCGTTGTGTGGCAGGCCTCAGAAACCTCCCCGGAATCGGTGGAGATGATGTGATGTCTGGCGAAATCGACACGACCCGTGAAGTACTTGCTGCTGCGCTGAGCTGTGAAGAAGGGGCTAGTCTTTGGCTTCTGCGAGGTGCAGTTGGTAAAGAAGAAGAACGCACCTCGATAGAGGGCCCCCGCCTCCGAGGACTTGGGCCGACAATTATGCGGCCTTGTGCAGACGTGGTTTGTCTTGATGAAGTTTTGGTAGGAGACAAAGATGCGCTAAGCGATTGCGTCCGCATTTTTGAACCAGAACTCAAAGCCGGCGAAGGATCGGCTACAGCAACAGACGTGTCATGGTCCAGCTTCTCAAGCTCGTATTCAATAAAGCGATCCGGGTCACAGAAGCGCTCAAAGCTGATGTCGTTGTAGGGCTGAGAATCTCCCACAGTGCTTGGCGGTGCCTCCCATGACTCTTGTGATTCAGTGGTAGTCATCTGGCTGTGCTTCTCTCTGCCGCAATCATATTTTCCCTGCCCCGGGTTCACGACCGGAGATCCGACATTGTCTAAAACGTCTTCAAAGGAGAGAGGCGGAGACTCGAGCGTCGCAAAGACGTGTACTCGGGGCGGTGTCACAACGGCCGGCGGGCTGTAGTCCAGACGAGTGATTCTTGCCTCCTCAAAGTTGAGATACGCGCTAGCTAGTTCACGATAATGTGCATCGTCAACCGCCAGGCTGGGAGCGGATATGTGGACTAAAATCTCAACATCGGGTTCAGCATCCTTGGGGCAGGTCATGGTATCCAAAACCACCCGCAACCAGGATTTAAAGCAATTCCAGCAAGCATTTGTTTAGTCTATGCTCTGCAAGACGAATGATATCGGATCGCTTTTGGCCTCCCCTATAGGGTTGGTTAAGGCGTGGGTGAGTTGTGGCTGCCTGAAGAGTGAGACAACTTAAAACAAAGCCAGATCCGCTCCGAGGGTTAGGGTCTTCGCAAGCGCACGTGGGCCGCTCATAAGCGCGCTCATCAAACGCTCTCTACAACATTTCAATTGACCAGTGAACAATTGTACATGCGATTTATGGAAGTTTTAATACATTTCTGTTAAGACTAGACTACGGAATCTTTTCTCTTGCAGTTTTGGTGCTACAAGGTGTTATTATTGTTGGGATCCAACTGGAAACATAACCCGACTATGGCTAACAATTGGAATTCCTAAGAGTGGATTACTTCAATCTTGGCCGAGTATAGGTCCGACCTGTACCATAACAACAATCTGTGACCGCATTGTCCCTTTATGACATTGACTTTTAGCATT is from Pyricularia oryzae 70-15 chromosome 2, whole genome shotgun sequence and encodes:
- a CDS encoding pre-mRNA-processing ATP-dependent RNA helicase PRP5; amino-acid sequence: METEQQQRKDSVASAGSTRQLLAQMDVKATGSPSAMTSPGAASPATAQSAEDASPAVPYGGKFDPKAIAKKASARHQSPTVLGALQGRAAEKTAVSIAAPAKGSAASSLPQGKPISGFGFGKASNDDKVPTKRKLNLDDEEISKRKLAKLPDLSLETTDDAPYVNQDDDEDSDGDNFAGTEEEAAAAARAAHERREERILQQSMAMETDEANPAAEGQVNGSEPAVSSANAPEEAQAKPQTDSMDVDTKEDDDEVDPLDAFMADLTEPSFGPASKPVKTLSSAKVLPTPEAYFSDDDEFGASTKEGVDAKAIMAMAAKRKKKEIPTIDYSKLDIVPVRKNFWVEPYELSEMTEAEVAELRLELDGIKVSGKDVPKPVQKWSLCGLTRPILDVIAKLEYDKPTAIQMQALPVIMSGRDVVGVAKTGSGKTMAFLLPMFRHIKDQEPVKDNEGPIGLILTPTRELAVQIFRDCKPFLKTLGLRAVCAYGGPPIKDQIADLKRGAEIVVATTGRMIDLLAANQGRVVSLRRTTYIVLDEADRMFDMGFEPQVMKIFANVRPDRQTVLFSATMPKIMDALVKKVLKNPVEIEVGGKSVVASEITQIVEIRDEKSKFNRLLELLGELYKDDDDVRSLIFVERQEKADELLRELLRKGYGCMSLHGGKDQVDRDSTISDFKSGVCPVMIATSVAARGLDVKQLKLVVNYDAPNHLEDYVHRAGRTGRAGNTGTAVTFVTEEQENCAIGIAKALEQSGQPVPEKLIEMRKAFREKVKAGKAKDQSGFGGKGLEKLDKEREAARNRERKTHKAEGEEDDAEDDKKTTKNDEKTDKASSAILGAASAIVSRDAAKAEAEAKAAEGGSTPTAAATPAAGGKGGALDKAASAINEINARLARAGQLRPGQPIDNKGPDAGAFHATLEINDFPQKARWAVTNRTNVAKILEATGTSITTKGNYYPPGKDPPAGADPKLYILIEGDTELVVGNALSELTRLLKEGTMAAADAESRAPASGRYTIT